DNA from Kitasatospora herbaricolor:
GTCGCTTCCTCCACATCGTGGCTGCCAGGCCAACGGCCTGAGGGCGGCACCCATCGGAGGCCCGCACTGCAGCGGACGCTAGCCACCCTTCCGGATCCGTGTCTGGGTTCGTGGCCGTCGACGGGAGAGGTGACCCACACTGCGGGATGGCCCGCCACAGGATCCCGTCAGACGGAATTTGTGGTCCGCAGCGGAGCTGTCCGTGCCACGCACCCTTGGGCCACCACGACTGGGGACGGGCTCATACCGAAAGCTTGAAGGCGGACGGGGGTGGGGGCAGGCGCCGGTGGCGCGGGTCAGGAGCGGAGGGGCCCGGCGGTCATGCGGCCGAGGGCGAGGTGGCCACGATCCTGCAGGTCCGCTCGGCCCTCGCGCAGACCGGTGTGCAGGTAGGAGGCGCCGAGGCGGACGGTCAGCAGCAACAGCAGGTGTTCTTCCACGGCGTCGAGCGGTCGGCCGTAGCCGGTGAAGAAGGCGTCCCGCAGTTCGGGGCGCGTGGGCCACAACGCCCCCAGCAGCCAGACGAACTCCTCGACCACCGGGCCGTGGCGGGCCTGCTCGAAGTCGATCAATCCGTGTTGCCCGGTCTCGTCGACCAGCCAGTTGCGGGTCGCGTAGTCGCCGTGGAGGAAGCGCAGCGGCAGCCGGTCGGCCAGGGCGGGGATCTCGGCGGCCGCGGCGTCGACGAGGGCGAGCACGTGGTCCGGCACCTGCCCGGCCAGGGCCTCCCGGCACTGCGCCGCCTCCCGCGCGTACGCGCCCATCGCCTCGCGCACCGCCGCCCGGTGGTCGGCGGTGCCCGCGTCTGAGCGGTC
Protein-coding regions in this window:
- a CDS encoding aminoglycoside phosphotransferase family protein, whose amino-acid sequence is MTDFPPPPELLVWLAGHLPSPVTAADCSWPRATSRVWRLSGPDGAAAFLKISSDDGAFAREVAGYAYAARYLPERQAPRLLASDPGLRALLSTALPGRVVRDLPLGRGAELRLHQDAGRLLRRWHDRSDAGTADHRAAVREAMGAYAREAAQCREALAGQVPDHVLALVDAAAAEIPALADRLPLRFLHGDYATRNWLVDETGQHGLIDFEQARHGPVVEEFVWLLGALWPTRPELRDAFFTGYGRPLDAVEEHLLLLLTVRLGASYLHTGLREGRADLQDRGHLALGRMTAGPLRS